One window from the genome of Serinibacter salmoneus encodes:
- the miaA gene encoding tRNA (adenosine(37)-N6)-dimethylallyltransferase MiaA: MSVVLALVGATATGKSAAALALAQRHDLEVINADAMQLYRGMDIGTAKTPPAQRAGVPHHLLDILEVTQEAAVADYQVLARRCIAEVIARGRTPVLVGGSGLYLRATLDHLEFPATDPAVRARWEERGEREGPGMLHAELERLDPASAERIGSRNTRRLVRALEVIELTGRPYSATLPTYTYADLGVDAVVQVGLRVPREQLLERIASRAEAMFDSGLLAETEHLRELGLERGVTASRAVGYAQALAVLDGRLTRAEGIEQTSIATRQVARRQVSWFGRDPRITWLEGTAGLDAQVAGIERAVGWTS; encoded by the coding sequence GTGTCAGTCGTACTCGCCCTCGTGGGCGCCACCGCCACCGGCAAGAGTGCCGCGGCCCTCGCCCTCGCGCAGCGTCACGACCTCGAGGTGATCAATGCCGACGCCATGCAGCTCTACCGCGGCATGGACATCGGGACCGCCAAGACGCCCCCCGCGCAGCGGGCGGGCGTGCCGCACCACCTCCTGGACATCCTGGAGGTGACGCAGGAGGCCGCCGTGGCGGACTATCAGGTGCTGGCTCGGCGGTGCATCGCCGAGGTGATCGCCCGCGGGCGCACCCCGGTGCTCGTGGGCGGCTCCGGCCTGTACCTGCGCGCCACCCTGGACCACCTGGAGTTCCCGGCGACCGACCCGGCCGTGCGGGCCCGGTGGGAGGAACGCGGCGAGCGCGAGGGGCCCGGCATGCTGCACGCCGAGCTGGAACGTCTCGATCCCGCCTCCGCCGAGCGGATCGGCAGCCGCAACACCAGGCGCCTGGTGCGCGCCCTGGAGGTCATCGAGCTCACCGGTCGGCCGTACTCGGCCACGCTGCCGACCTATACCTACGCGGACCTGGGCGTCGACGCCGTCGTGCAGGTCGGCCTGCGGGTGCCGCGCGAGCAGCTGCTGGAGCGCATCGCCTCGCGGGCCGAGGCCATGTTCGACTCGGGTCTGCTGGCCGAGACCGAGCACCTGCGCGAACTCGGCCTGGAGCGCGGCGTGACTGCCTCGCGCGCCGTCGGCTACGCGCAGGCCCTCGCGGTCCTGGACGGCCGACTCACCCGCGCGGAGGGCATCGAGCAGACCAGCATCGCCACCCGCCAGGTGGCACGCCGCCAGGTCAGTTGGTTCGGGCGGGACCCGCGCATCACCTGGCTGGAGGGCACGGCGGGCCTGGACGCCCAAGTCGCCGGGATCGAGCGCGCCGTAGGCTGGACGTCATGA